ACTCAAGATGCGGGTCATGGTGGGCGACCAATACCAGGACGCGACTCCCGTGTTCGCGGACACGATGACGTTTGTGGTCTTCCGCCCGGAATGGTACGTGCCCCAGCGGATCCTGGTCGAGGAGATGATCCCGGAAATCAGGAAGAAGCGCTCCTATCTCGTCCGCCACCATCTCGAGGTGGTCGATGCCAATCGCGAGTCGCTGGTGCTTAACCCGCGCAGGGTCAACTGGTCCCGCGTGGACACCACGCAAATCCGCATGCGGCAGAAAGCAGGAAGCACCAACCAGCTTGGCTTGGTGAAGTTCATGTTTCCAAACCAGTTCGCCGTCTATCTGCATGACACACCCGACCGGGATTTGTTTACGCGGCCGAGGCGGACGCTGAGTCACGGCTGCGTGTTGGTGGAGAACCCGGTGGAGCTGGCCGACTATGCGCTGGCGGGGCAGGATGAGTGGAACGAGGAGAAGATCCGGGAGGCGATGGAAACACCGCATTCGGCAGATGAGGGGGGAGTCCTGGACAGCAACACAGTCACGCTGGCGCGGCCAGTGCCAGTCTACATCGTATACCTCACTGCATTCGTCCGAGACGGCGTCCTCAACTTTCGGCGCGATGTATATGGCAAGGATCGCGAGGCGATTGCCAGACTGGGAAAGCCGAGCCCGGGCGACCCCGGGCTGTGCGAGGAGCTCAAGAAGCTCGTTGAATGATGCGTCGTTCCGTCTGGCTCCCCTTTCCTGAGAGATCCCGGGCTCGCTTGTTGGCGCTCGGGAGCATCCTATGGACGCGCAGGTCGCGCCGCTCGCGGTCATCTTCGACCTGAACACCGATCTTCTCCTCAACTGCCTGGACGGCCTCTCCGAGGCAGAGGCGCGGCGCCGCCTGGCCGCGGGCGGCAACAGCATCGCGTTTCTCGCGACACACCTCACCGACTCCCGGCACTTTCTGGTGACGAGTTTGGGTCACCCGCTCGCCAATCCGCTCGCCGGCTTCATCGACGACGTCCGGAGCATCGAGGAGATCAGGGAATTGCCCTCGTTGGAGCTGATCTCTGCGGCCTGGCTGGGCATCGGCGCGCACCTGCAGGCAATCCTTTCCTCGCTGAGCGCTGCCGAGCTGGCCCGGACCGACGTCCCCCGGTTCCCGGTGGACGACCGCACCGTGGTGGGAATGCTCGCGTTTCTGGGGCAACATGAGTCTTACCACCTGGGGCAGATCGGGTTTCTTCGACGCCAGCTGAACAAGCCGGCGATGTCGTACACCCGGCGGGTGCCGGTACGGTGAGTGCCTCATCGCCGGCGAGCCGCACCCGCTCGGAGAGCACTGCTTGGCAAGCCTGCACACCCGCGCAGACTTCACCTGTCGTCCGTAGTTCTCGTGGAAGATTCGCGCCGATTCCGTATACGTCTTCGCACACATCGCTGCACAGTCGGGTTCGGCAGCTGCGACAGGGCATTACTAAAAGGAATCCGAAATCATCTTGGGGCTCATGGCGGCCGCCATGGGCTGGAATCCACCAATTTACTGTTAGGTGGTCCACCTAAAGCCAATTGACGCCAACAGTAAACTGCTCGATCTGGGTTACGAGAAAAGAGCCCGCCGGACCGCCCAAGGAGGTACCGACTGGCTCACGTGAACCACCCCAAGGGCCCACGCCGGCAAGCTCCGGGCCGACGGCACGCTCGGCGACCTCACCGCCTAGGTCCCGTTCCTGCTGGAGCCACAGCGCACGCGAGCCCTCCGTTGGCTTCGTCGAGCACGCCGGGGGACACCGAGATTAACTGAACGCCAGAAGGCGCGCTAACTCCGGACTGAGAGCCCGGCCGCGGCCACCCAACGCCACTGGCCACTGGCCCGCCTGAGCGGGCTGACGGGCCTCACCTTGGGGCTGACCGTGCCAGCTCTTTCAAGGTCACATCTCGGACAAGGAAGCTACTGACTACTGTCCCAAAATCGCTTCGCTTCGCCCCTGCCTGGCTACGTTGGCCATAGGTGCCGTAATAACGCATTGATACAGAGTCGCCTTTGGTCGCGAACGTATCGAGGGCAGCCCAGTTTTTGTACGTGAGAATGACAGCAACGTCCCAGTCTTGGGGTCCCTCCGCGGTGGTCTTCAGCCCTACGGAATAACCCTGAATCAGCCCCTGCCGCTTGTACTCGTCATAAAGGGGACGAAGATTCTGCCGCAGATCCGTCCAGAACTCTGTCCCTTTACCTGGCTTGATGTCGACAAGGGTGATTCGTGAGATCGGGCCGAGTGTGTAGTGTTCTTGCGCATGAGCCTCTTGCATTGGCAGGGCGAGGAGCAGTGGGAGCAGCACGAACGCGCATCGTGGCATCCAGCACCTCCGTTGGCGGAATTGTTGGTTGGGAGCGCCCCTAGCTTACGGGTTGGTACAGCCCTCCTCAAGGGCTGAGAGATGGCATCAGGGCGTGCGAGGATGCCCCGGCACCGACGAGGACCGCGTGGTGAAGTCGGCGCGCGATCGAGTGAGCGAGGAGTTCGTCGCGTGGGAGGCGATCGACCTGCGCCTGATCTTTCCGTCGCCTTACATGACGCCGGAAGCGCCGATGGGCGATCTGCGCGACCTGTTTGATCGGGTGGTGATCCGTGCCGGGTTCCCGAAGGCCCGCATTCAAGCTAGAATGGTGCGCGTGACCTGGGGCATGGGTCGGGGAAGATGCTGCGTCGGTGTACGGCCCGCTTGGTACACTCCGCCACCGGTCCGGGGTGGTCGAGTACCGCTTCAGCACTTCGAGCGGCGTAGGATTGGGGTGGTGACGAAGGCCGGCGAGGGCGTATCTGCACCATTATTCCGCACCATTGCAGTAGCGCCTGAGGCCGAAGCGGTAGAAGTTCACTCAGACAGTAACTTGGGGCGGTAGCTCAGCTGGGAGAGCACCTGCTTTGCAAGCAGGGGGTCGCCGGTTCGATCCCGGTCCGCTCCATTGACTTACGTGGGTGCCCGCTACGGTTGCTGCTACGCCTGCACACCATTCGCTGCAATCTCATAATCTCACTGACCACCCGATAAAGCACCGCGTTGTCCGGCTGCATATAGCACAGGAGCCGTGTGGCCGTTGAGGCTGGGGCCCAGACTCGTCCCTTCTCGTGGCGGCACTTTACTCGGCCAGCCCCGGGAAAGCGGACCCCATCGACCTTCAGGGGGAAGCGCCTGTGGGGGCTGCGGCCCTGTGTCTGGTTTTCCGGTTCTCCCCCCCCCGCAGTTCTCCATTGAGGACCCAAGCTCACCCGCACCGGAGAGACTGCCATGGCCCGCTGCGCCCAGATCCTTCCTTCTACCGGTCCCCACCGGACCAACCCGGAGGGTCTATGTGGTCCCGCAGATACCGGCCTGGCTGGTGGGTCGCCGCGGCGCTGTTCCTCGGAGGCTGCGCCGTCGTACCCAGAAGCCCAGAAACGCTGGTTGCGCCGATCCGAATTTCCGGCCGCAGCTACAACCACAGTGACGTGGACATGTACCTGACGTGCGGCGTCCGCGAAGGAAGACGGCTCGCTCCATCCCGAAGAAGGGAGAGGCGGCATTCGAGATTCCGCCTGAGGCGGCACGCTGCGCGTGCGGCGAGCGCTCCTTCCTCGCAGTGTCGGATCGCGCTGGGAGCTACTGGGCGCGTCCGGTTCGGTTTCAGGGCGGAGACCAGGTCGGCATGCCAGCAAGCGGGCCGCTTCGCTTTGCCTCCAATCGGCGGCCCTTGCCGGCTGCGCCTCCCACGCTGGCGCACCGTGAATGCACAGGTCATTTTTTCTTCCCACGACCAGATGCACCAGCCTATAGCCTGGCAGGAGCTTCCGTGAAGACCACATCCCGGTGTCTCCCATACCCCGATCGATGAATCCGGCCGCCGTCCTCACAGCCAGCCCGCCGACCGACTCCGCTCTTTCGACCCGCGCCAGGCTCGAGTCGATCGATGTCGTCCGGGGCGTGATCATGATCGTCATGGCGCTCGATCACACGCGGGATTTCTTCGGCATCCCCGGGCAGGACCCCGTGGATCTCACGACCGCCTCGGCCGCGCTGTTCCTCACCCGCTGGATCACCTTCTTCTGCGCGCCGGTGTTCTTCCTCCTGACCGGCACCGGGGCGTACCTCTCGCTCCGGCGCCGATCGCCCGGCGAGCTGTCGGGGTTTCTCTTCACCCGCGGGCTGTGGCTGATCTTCCTCGAGCTCGTGGTCATGCGGGCGGTGGGCTACCAGTTCAACCTCGATTATCGGGTGACGATGCTGCTCGTGCTCTGGGCGCTGGGCTGGGCCATGATCACGCTGTCGGCGCTGGTGCGCCTGCCGGCCCAGGTGGTCACTCTATTTGGCCTCGTGCTGATCGCGGGGCACAACCTGCTGGACCCGGTCCGGTCGGCGAATCCGCTGTGGGCCATCCTGCATGGCCCCGGTTTCGTGCTGAACACGCCGGAGCATGTGGTCTTCGCGACCTATCCCTTGATTCCCTGGATCGGCGTGACGGCCGTCGGCTACGGCCTGGGACAGGTCTATCGGTGGGACGGTCGTCGCCGGCGCGCATGGCTGGTGCGGGTGGGGCTGCTGGTGTCGGTCGCGTTGATCGTGGTGCGCGGGATCAACGCCTACGGCGACCCGTCGCCCTGGATGCAGATGCCGGCCACCGGGTTTACGGTGCTGTCCTTCCTCAATGTGACCAAGTATCCGCCGTCCCTGTCATTCCTGTTGATGACGCTGGGTCCGGCGCTGATCGCGCTCGGGCTCGTCGACCGAGGCACCCCCCGACTGCTTCGGCCGGCGCTCCTGATCGGGAAGGTGCCACTCTTCTATTACGTGCTGCACTTCGCGGCCATCCACCTGCTCGCCGTGGCCGTCTGTTACCTGCGCTACGGATCGGCGCATTGGATGTTCGAATCTCCCGACCTCGGGCATTACCCCTTCACCCCGCCGCCCGGCTGGGGGTACTCGCTGCCGGTGATCTACGCTATCTGGGTCGGCATCGTCATCCTGATGTATCCGCTCTGCGCGTGGTTCGCGGCGTTGAAGCAGCGCCGCCGCGAGGCTTGGCTGAGTTATCTCTGACGCGGCGAGAGCCGGGGTCCAAGCCGGGCGTCGCAGCAGTCGCTCCGTGGCGGGCTCCAACGCCGGGTAGGGATTGCAGCCACGTGTGACCAGGAAACGCTCGCGCGTCCACTCTGACGCCCGCGGCGCGGATTCCTCCCGCCGGCTCCACACCAGCGACGTCCTCACCAGTCCGGAGTCATCTCCATGGCCGTGAGCGTACTCTGCGCCCTCGCCACCCTTTCGACGCTGCAGGCCGGGCCGCCCGCCAAGCACGCCGCGACTCTTCCCGCCCGCCTGGACTCCCTGGTGCGCGCCTATGTGGCCAGGGGCGAGTTCAGCGGCGTCGTGCTCGTCGCCGCTCGTGGGGCCATCGTGTACCAGCACGCATTCGGCGAAGCCAATCGCGAGTGGCACGTTCCCAACACCATCGCGACCCGCTTCCGCATCGCCTCGACCACGAAGCAGTTCACGGCCGCCCTGGTGCTTCGCCTGGTGGAGTCAGGCAAGCTGCGGCTCGATGGGCACATCGTGGACTATCTGCCGGACTATCCCCGGCCGCAGGGAGAGCAAATCACGCTCGAGCACCTGCTGACCCATAGCTCCGGGCTGCCGGACTATCCCGGGCTGCCACGGTTCTACGAGGACCACGCCACACGTGCGCATACGACCCGCGAGCTCCTGGCGCTGTTCGACACGCTTCCGCTCGCGTTCCCACCCGGCTCGAAGTGGGAGTACTCCAATTCCGGCTACGTCGTGCTCGGCGCCATCATCGAGCGGGTGACGGACACGACCTACGCCGCAGCGCTGCGCCAGCACCTGCTGATCCCGCTCGGCCTCAACGATACCGGGTACGATGACCCCGCAGAGATCACCGAGCGGCGGGCCTCAGGGTACATCCGAACGGCCGACGGAGTCCGGAACGCCCCCTTCATCGATCCCTCGACGGTCTTCTCCGCCGGGATGCTCCGCTCGAGCGCCCACGACCTGCTGCGCTGGGCGGAGCTCCTGCGTGCGGGTCGGGTGTTCCGAGATACGGCAGATGCCGCCGCCATGGTCGCGCCGCACCTCCCGACCGGGCTGCCGCTCGGCGCATACGGCTACGGTGTCTTCATCGGCACCCAGTCCCTCGGGGGTCGCCCCACCACGGTCATCCAACACGGCGGCACGATCTATGGGTTCACCAGCGGATTCTGGCGCATGCCGTCCGAAGATTGCGTCGTGATCGTGCTGGACAACCACATGAGCCATCAGGTGCCGGCCTTGACGGCTGGTCTGGCCGACGTCCTGTACTCCACTCCGAGGGCAGGGAGTAGCCCCGGGGACGTTCCCCGGGGCCCTCCTGCGCATTAGCGCTATCGCATGCCTTTCCACGTCAGGTCCGAGTTGTTGCCACCGGTGCTCACCACGGTTTCGTCGTCGCCGGAGGCCGTCATGGTCCAGACGCTGAACTTGTTCCCGGCCTCCGGGCGGCGAGTGAAAGCGATGTACGCACCATCCGGCGACCACACGCCCGGGCCGGTGTGATCCGTCGCCGTGAGCTGGCTCAGGTTATTGCCGGTCGCTCCCATGGTATACAGCTGCCAGCTCCCCGAGCGGGGGCTCAGGAACAGGATCTTGCTGCCGTCGGGCGACCACACCGGCAGCTCGTCATCCGCCGGGTCGTTGGTGATGTTGGTGACGCTCCCGCCGTTGGTGTTCATGACGAAGATCTCATCGTCGGCACCCGGCCCCGTCGAGCGAGTGAACGCGATCTGACTTCCGTTCGGCGACCAGGCCGGCTTGGAGTCGCGCTCGCTGGCCGTGAGCTGGATACGGCCGGTGCCATCCGGCGCGATGCTGTGGATGCCGCGGTCCTCCGTCTGACTCACGCCGTCGCTGGTATTGCGGATATACACGATCCGGCTCCCGTCGGGGGACCATCCGGCATCGCCGTTGAACAGGCCATCCGCCGTCACGTTGACCAAACCGCTGCCGTCCGGGTGCACCCGCCAGACGTCGAGCCCCGAGGGTCCCTGTGACGGCCCCATCGAGAACAGGATGGTCGAGCCGTCGGGCGACCAGACGGGCTGCGCACTGGGCAGGAATCCCGCTGCGCCCGTGAGGTCCTGCAGTCCGGTGCCGTCGCCGTTCATGATGAAGAGATGGAAGCCCCGCAGGAAGGCGATCTTCTTGCCGTTGGGCGACCATGCCGGCCGGTAGTCCGACTCGCCAGGATTGCTGGTCAGGTTGACCTGGCCGGTCCCGTTGGCGTTCATCGCGTACACCTCGCCGTCGCCATCGCGGGTGGTGGTGAAGGCGAGCTTGCGGGACGGGACGGCGATGGACTTGGCCGCGATAGGAGCGCTCGGGTCGGTCGGCGTGTCGCCGTCGCAGGCGGCAAGGCCGAAGGCGGCGGTCGTGATCAGGAGCGTGGGGAGCAGGCTGTTCGAGTACCGCATTGAGAACCTCGTACGTTGATTGGCGAAAGCACGTCAGCCGGGGGTCGGTTGCTACCGCGACCAGTCTATGGCCGGGACTCACGCCAGAATCACCGGGGAATCACCTGACCTCCCGGTGTCACGTATCTTGAGTTGTCTCACTCGATTGCCCACCGGAAAATCACCCTCGCCCGCGGCCTCCAAGGCCACCGCGCCTCTTTCGCAATTCCGCGACCGCCATACATTGGAAGTCCCCCCGCGCCTCCTTCCGCAAGCGAGCTTGTCATGGCTTCCCCGATCGGTGAGTCCTCCGACCGCCCTTTGGTTCTTCTGGTTGACGATGAGCCCTCCGTCCGCCAGGTCATGGCCCGCACTCTCACCGACCGGGGCTACGACATCCGCACCGCGGCCGACGGCGAGAGCGCGATAACTATCCTGGAGGGTTTGAGGCGGCTGCCGGACATCGCGATCCTGGATCTCGAGATGGCCGGTGTGGGAGGGGAGGAGCTGGCGAGAACGCTGGCGCGACGCTATCCGGACGTGCTGGTGATCTTCATGACCGGCCATTTCCCGCGCTATCGGCCGGCCTATCTCCCCGGACCGATTCTGCAGAAGCCGTTCGGGGCGGACCAGCTCTGCGAGCTCGTCGGCAGCATGCTCGCCGCGGCCACCGGCGCCCGCTCACACGGGGACGGTGCGCTCACTCGCCACTCGGCCGAGCACGGCGCCGTCCGCACCTAGGCTCAACAGGTTTCGCACGGCGCTCCACATCGGGTCGAGGTCGCCGCGGCCCGCCACGTCGAACGCGCCCCGCTGAAGCGCGGCGTGGCGCACCGGAGGCGTGATGAAGGTCGCGTGCGGCAGGATCGGGGTCTGTGGGGCATGCTCGCCAATGGCCCGGAGCGCGCTCAGCGCCGACGCATTCCGCAGCCGGGTATCCAGCATCACCAGGTCGAACGGCCGAGCCTGCAAGAGACTCAACCCCGCCGTAAGGTCGCTGGCCTCGGTGACTTTGAACCGACCGCGACCCTTGAGCGCCAGGACCTCCTGGACCAGCTCACGGTCGAGCGCCTCGTCCTCGATGAGAAGAACCTCCGTGACCCGGTCCATGGTTACCGTCCCGAGGTGGTCTGGGAGGGCGGGACCTCGGGGCTGGACGTCGTCTCGCCTGCCGGTCCACTGGAGGCGCTCAGGGTGAGCGCGCCAAGGGTGAGCAGGAAGAGCCGCGGCGACTGCATGGAACGCTCCTTGGGATGGGCTGTCGTATCTCGATAAACGCCAGTCACATGCCAAGCCAGATCCGGCTCCGAGCAGCCATGCAACTGTTGGCAAGCCGTTGCCAGGGGCCGGGCTGCGCCCGCACTTGCGCACAAGGCCACGGCCCCATCTGTGGCTTGCTTCCCACACAAAAACCATCCACCGACGGCCTCGTCAGGTTGGACGTTGCCGCCGGTGGATGGGGGGAGGCCGCCGGGTAGCA
This Gemmatimonadales bacterium DNA region includes the following protein-coding sequences:
- a CDS encoding DinB family protein; the protein is MDAQVAPLAVIFDLNTDLLLNCLDGLSEAEARRRLAAGGNSIAFLATHLTDSRHFLVTSLGHPLANPLAGFIDDVRSIEEIRELPSLELISAAWLGIGAHLQAILSSLSAAELARTDVPRFPVDDRTVVGMLAFLGQHESYHLGQIGFLRRQLNKPAMSYTRRVPVR
- a CDS encoding heparan-alpha-glucosaminide N-acetyltransferase domain-containing protein, translating into MNPAAVLTASPPTDSALSTRARLESIDVVRGVIMIVMALDHTRDFFGIPGQDPVDLTTASAALFLTRWITFFCAPVFFLLTGTGAYLSLRRRSPGELSGFLFTRGLWLIFLELVVMRAVGYQFNLDYRVTMLLVLWALGWAMITLSALVRLPAQVVTLFGLVLIAGHNLLDPVRSANPLWAILHGPGFVLNTPEHVVFATYPLIPWIGVTAVGYGLGQVYRWDGRRRRAWLVRVGLLVSVALIVVRGINAYGDPSPWMQMPATGFTVLSFLNVTKYPPSLSFLLMTLGPALIALGLVDRGTPRLLRPALLIGKVPLFYYVLHFAAIHLLAVAVCYLRYGSAHWMFESPDLGHYPFTPPPGWGYSLPVIYAIWVGIVILMYPLCAWFAALKQRRREAWLSYL
- a CDS encoding serine hydrolase domain-containing protein; translated protein: MAVSVLCALATLSTLQAGPPAKHAATLPARLDSLVRAYVARGEFSGVVLVAARGAIVYQHAFGEANREWHVPNTIATRFRIASTTKQFTAALVLRLVESGKLRLDGHIVDYLPDYPRPQGEQITLEHLLTHSSGLPDYPGLPRFYEDHATRAHTTRELLALFDTLPLAFPPGSKWEYSNSGYVVLGAIIERVTDTTYAAALRQHLLIPLGLNDTGYDDPAEITERRASGYIRTADGVRNAPFIDPSTVFSAGMLRSSAHDLLRWAELLRAGRVFRDTADAAAMVAPHLPTGLPLGAYGYGVFIGTQSLGGRPTTVIQHGGTIYGFTSGFWRMPSEDCVVIVLDNHMSHQVPALTAGLADVLYSTPRAGSSPGDVPRGPPAH
- a CDS encoding response regulator — translated: MASPIGESSDRPLVLLVDDEPSVRQVMARTLTDRGYDIRTAADGESAITILEGLRRLPDIAILDLEMAGVGGEELARTLARRYPDVLVIFMTGHFPRYRPAYLPGPILQKPFGADQLCELVGSMLAAATGARSHGDGALTRHSAEHGAVRT
- a CDS encoding response regulator gives rise to the protein MDRVTEVLLIEDEALDRELVQEVLALKGRGRFKVTEASDLTAGLSLLQARPFDLVMLDTRLRNASALSALRAIGEHAPQTPILPHATFITPPVRHAALQRGAFDVAGRGDLDPMWSAVRNLLSLGADGAVLGRVASERTVPV